GGTAGCGGATTTCACCATGGGGCGCGATCTGGCCATGCTGGCCGCGGTGAAGGTGACTGCCGCCAAGCCGGTGCGTGCCAGCGCGACCATTGCATCGCCGTATCAGGCAGAAACGGGCGCCAGCGAGCAGTGGGCCAACGGGGTGGCCGGACGCGTCAGCATCAATGCCGCCGGCGATCTGGGGGCGATGGCCGGCACGATCCCCGGTGTCACCCTCACCGCCGGTGGACCAACGATGCTCGGCTCCGGCGTCGGGTCGAATCTGACCACGCTGAACGGCATGGCGATCCCCGGCGGCTCGCTGCCCCGGGCCGCACGCACCGAAATGCGCGTGACCGGCGCGACCTTCGACCCCACTCGCGGTGGATTCGCCGGCGCTAATATCGATGTACGACTCGGTGCGGGCTCGCGCGATTTCCAGAACCGCAACGCGTTTCTCACGCTCAACGCGCCGCAGCTGCAGCTCACCGACAATGTGGGTCGCTCACTCGGTCTCGTGAACGGCGGATTTCGCGGCAGTGTCGGCGCCGACGGCGAAGCGATCACCCGCGTGCTCACGTACAACATCGCGCTCGACGTGGGCCGCACGGTGAGCGATCCCTCCACGTTGCTGGGTGGGAATGCCGATGCCCTGAAACGCGCCGGTCTCTCGCCCGATTCGGCGCTGCGCGTACAACAGGTAGCCAACGCCGTTGGCCTGCCGTTGTCACGCGGCGGTATTCCCACCGCACGTCAGCAGGACAACATCACCTGGCTCGGTCGCATCGATGACATCCGCGATTCGCTCCGCACGCTCACGCTCACCACGTACGCCTCGACAGCCAAGGAAGGGGCGCTGGCCTTCGGTCCATTAGTGGCGCCGGCGGCCGGCGGCAAGCAGCAACAACGCACGATCGGCGCGCAGTTCCTGCACAGCCAGTTCATGGGCGCCGGCTATCGCACGCTGATGCAGAACCGCCTCGCCATCAGCTCTGTGCGCGAACAAACGTCGCCGTATGTGCGTCTTCCCGGTGCCACCGTACTCGCGCGCTCGAGTTCCGATGCGGCCACCAGCGACGTCGTGGCGCTCTCGCTGGGCGGCAATCCGTTCCTTGCCGTCGACGATCGCAAGTGGACGCTGGAAGGCTCCAACGAAATGGTGTGGAATGCGCAGGGCACGAGGCACCGTTTCAAGACACAGGCGTGGGGACGCGTGGACGGCCTGCAGCAGGACGGACTGCCCAATGCGCTCGGCCAGTACACGTTCAACTCGTTGGCGGATTTTGCCGGCAATCGACCGTCGTCCTACACGCGCACGCTGGCCCAGCCCACCCGCAGTGCGACAACGTACAACGGCGCGGTGGCCGTGGCGCACCAGTGGAACCCCACGCGCTACTTCAGCATGCTGTATGGCGCGCGCGTGGAGATGAATGCGTTCGGTGATGCGCCGCCTACGAACAGCGCGCTCGAGCAGGCCCTTGGCGTGACCACCGGCCTCGCACCGGCGCGCGTGCACCTCTCGCCGCGCGTGGGCTTCTCGTACACCTACTCGCGCGCCAAGGACAATGGCAACGGGACCAACATGAGCCCGATGGGTGTGTTCTACCGGCAGAGTCTCGGCTTCATTCGCGGCGGTATCGGCGAGTTCCGCGACCTGTACAAGCCGAGCATGTTGGCCGATGCCGTAGCCGGCGCCGGCATTGCCGGCAGTACGCTTTCGCTGTCGTGCGTGGGCGCGCCGATTCCCGTGCCCGATTGGGAGGCGCTGTCGAACGGCGCTGCCACACTGCCGAGCGCCTGTGCCGACGGCTCGGGTGCGCTTTCCGAGCGTGCGCCGAGCGTGACGTTGGTGGACCGCGGGTTCGATGTGCCGCGCAGCTGGCGCGCGTCGTTGAACTGGGCCACCAACATCCGGAAGGTCATGGTGAAAGTGGACGCGCTCGGCTCGTATGATCTGTCGCAGCCCAGCACCCTCGACGCCAACTTCGCCGGCGTGTCGCGTTTCACGCTGCCGGGCGAGAGCAATCGCCCGGTGTTCGTGAGCACCGGGGCGATCGACGCGAATACCGGCTCGGTGTCGGCGAGTGAGTCGCGCGTCAGCAACGCGTTCGGACGGGTGGCGCTGCGCACCAGCGATCTGCGCGGCTACGGCGGACAGATCACCGGCACGATCGCCCCCGACGTGTTCCGCTTCCGGCCGCGTGTGCAGTTCTACACGTCGGCGTCGTACACGCTGCAGCAGGTACGTCAGCAGTATCGCGGCTTTGACGGCGGTGGTTTCGGTGACCCTCGCACAACGGAATGGGGCACCGGCCCCAATGATGCACGGCATGCGGTCGTGGTGCAGGGCGGCATCGGACTCCCCAAGATCGGTACGATCACGCTTTTCGGTCGCGTGCAGTCGGGATTGCCATTCACCCCGATCGTGCGCGGCGACATCAACGGCGATGGACGCGCCAACGACCGCGCCTTCGTGCCCAATCCCGCCACCGAGAGTGATGCCACCACCGCCGCGCAGATGCGTGCGCTCCTGTCGGCCGCTCCCGCCAACGTGCGCGAATGTCTCGAAGCGCAGCAGGGCGCCGTGGCCGGCCGGATGAGCTGCCGCGGGTCGTGGACACAGCAGTTGAATATGCAGATTCAGCCGCGCATCAACTGGCGTCCGTCGGGCCGTCGTATCACCGCCAACATCGTGCTGGAGAATCCGCTGGCCGGACTCGATCAAGCGTTGCACGGCGAGAGCGGGCTGCGCGGCTGGGGCACGCGCGCCATGCCTGATCCGGTGCTGTTGCTGCCCAAGGGCTTCAACGCCGCCACGCAGCAGTTCCTCTATGACGTGAATCCGCGATTCGGTGACACCCGCGCCTTCCGCACGCTATCGCGGCAGCCGTTCCGCGTCACGCTCGACTTCTCGGTCGATCTGTCGGTGCCATACGACATGCAGCAACTGCGCCGGGCACTGGAGCCGGTGCGTGTGGCGAAGAACACGTGGCAGCGTCGCAGTACCGATTCGATCGCGGCGCTGTATCTGCGCAACACGTCGAACGTGCATCGCATGATCCTCGGCGAGAGCGACTCGCTGTTTCTCACCAAGCCGCAGATCAACGCGTTGCTGACGGCCGATTCGCTCTTCTCGGCCAAGGTGCGCACGATCTACAAGGCACTGGGCGACTTCCTGGCCGTGCAGCCCGAGGGCGCGGCAGGCAAAGCGGCCCTCGACAGCGTGCAGGCCACGACCAAGCTGTACTGGCCAATCTTCTGGGCGCAGGTCGACATCATGGACACGATCGTCACGCCGCAGCAGAAGGCGCTGCTGCCCTTCCTGCAGCGCATGAGTGAGGTATCCGCCGAAGATCGTAAGAACTCGCAGTGGCAGTTCGGCAACCCAGTGCCGCTGGTGCACAATCGCCCGCGCGTGGCGGGTGAGGCGAACGGACCGACGCAGATGCAGATCGACCGGGGTGGCCCTTAGCGACGCGCCCCCGTCCAGATGACAATGCTACCGCACGTGCTCGTACCGACCGAGAATTCAAATGGCCGCGTGACGGCACTGACGTACACCTCGATGGCGCGGATATCCATCGGCGACACGTAGTCGTTGACACTATCCTGACCATCTGGATTGGGAATGCGGACGCCGTCGATAAAGACCGTCGGCACACAGCGGCCGCGGAAGTCTCCGCGAAGGAGCACGCGATCGCCACCAGCTCCAGGGACCAGGTACACTCCGGGCATCATGGCGAATAGATCCGACGCCTGCGAGTCGAAGCGCTTGTTGAGCTCCTCTGGGCCCAGGAATTTGCCGAGGGTGCTTCGACGCCGCGCTTCGAATCCGGCCATAGCTGGACCAAGGAGGCGCAAACGTTGCGCACGAACTTGTACGGTGTCGAGCATAAGCAGCCGCTCGAGACGCGTATTCGCGGTCAACGTCGCATCAGTGCGAAGTTCAACAATCTCGCGTGACGGCTGGTATCCAATCGCGGTGGTTTCAAGCAGGTAGCTGCCCGTAGGCAAACCACTCAACGCGAATCGTCCGTCGCTCGCACTACGCGTCTCGAGTCCGGTGCCCCACATCACGCGGGCGTTGGCCAGTAGCTGATTGCCTGCACCGCCAGTAGTGGCAAGCGCGACCCCTTCGATGCGAGCCGTCCCTCGAACAACCTCAATGTTCATCGTGTCGAGGGTGTCGAGCGCTGCAGTGCCGGATATCGGGAACGCCGAGATGGTCATCGTGGTGCGGTGCGCTTGCCCGATCAATAAGTCGAGTTGCCCAATTCCGTGCGCTGGCAACGCAAAATCGAGGACGCCGGTGGAGTCCGCACCTACCCACGCCCGCACCCTCAACATTCCGCCCGAGGGAACACCACACGCCACAAAGCGACCGTTGGGCGCGGACTCCACGTGAACGGCGTCGAGCGACCGCTCGATTCGCGCGTTCCTCACGGTGAACTCGACCCATTGGATACGCACGGTTCCCGGCGTGTTGTCTTCGAAGCCAGGCGTGCGACGCAGTACTCCATGGACATAGCCGGACGAATCGGCCGCCACGGCTGGTCCACACACGCGTGAGACCAGCGCGTGTCCCGAGGGCACCGCTAACGAGGCGCGGCTTGTGCTGTTCGCCTTGACCTCCACCAACACCCCGAGCTGATCGACGGCGATCGAGTCAAGCCAAGGGTGTCGGGCGCCCACTATCCACACCCCCGGCTCGAGACTGTCAACGCTGAACCGCCCCAGACGATCGGTTGCCGCCGCGCGGGTCCTACCGCGATCGCGCTCATTGACGAGTTGAATCGTCGCCAGCGCCAGCGGCCGCGCCCGCACACTGTCGTAGACAACGCCGCGAAGGTTGCCCAGCGCCGGCGACTGCCCGCCAACACCGTGCATCGGCGACGCACACAGCATCGCCAGCCACACCCATCGCATCGCATTCACCCCACTACGATGCAGCGCATACGCAAACGGCGCCACCTCACCAGAGGTAACGCCGCTTCCGCCAGTCTCACCCACGTTCGCCACCCATAGCTTCCCGTGCCGTTCACACGGTTCCCACCGCGCTCCTAGTAGCGGTAGTGCTCCGACTTGAACGGGCCCATCGGACTCACGCCGAGGTAGTCGGCCTGCTCCGTGTTCAGCGTGGTCAGCTTCACGCCAAGCTTGGCGAGGTGCAGTCGCGCCACCTTCTCGTCGAGATGCTTCGGCAGCACGAACACCGTCTTGCCGTACTTCTCGGCGTTGGCGTGCAGTTCGAGCTGCGCCAGCACCTGGTTCGTGAAGCTCGCCGACATCACGAAGCTCGGGTGGCCCGTCGCGCAGCCAAGATTCATCAAACGGCCTTCGGCGAGGATCAGAATCGAACGGCCGTTCGGCAGCACGAACTCGTCATACTGCGGCTTGATATTGATGCGCTTCATGCCTTCGACCTTCTTGAGACCGGCCATGTCGATCTCGTTGTCGAAGTGGCCGATGTTCGCCACGATCGCCTTGTCCTTCATCCGGCCCATGTGCTC
The Gemmatimonas sp. DNA segment above includes these coding regions:
- a CDS encoding carboxypeptidase regulatory-like domain-containing protein, whose amino-acid sequence is MGETGGSGVTSGEVAPFAYALHRSGVNAMRWVWLAMLCASPMHGVGGQSPALGNLRGVVYDSVRARPLALATIQLVNERDRGRTRAAATDRLGRFSVDSLEPGVWIVGARHPWLDSIAVDQLGVLVEVKANSTSRASLAVPSGHALVSRVCGPAVAADSSGYVHGVLRRTPGFEDNTPGTVRIQWVEFTVRNARIERSLDAVHVESAPNGRFVACGVPSGGMLRVRAWVGADSTGVLDFALPAHGIGQLDLLIGQAHRTTMTISAFPISGTAALDTLDTMNIEVVRGTARIEGVALATTGGAGNQLLANARVMWGTGLETRSASDGRFALSGLPTGSYLLETTAIGYQPSREIVELRTDATLTANTRLERLLMLDTVQVRAQRLRLLGPAMAGFEARRRSTLGKFLGPEELNKRFDSQASDLFAMMPGVYLVPGAGGDRVLLRGDFRGRCVPTVFIDGVRIPNPDGQDSVNDYVSPMDIRAIEVYVSAVTRPFEFSVGTSTCGSIVIWTGARR
- a CDS encoding carboxypeptidase-like regulatory domain-containing protein, with the protein product MRFTPLNVAAMLLLAAGTLPAQSADIVRGRVLDDSSRALVGASVVITRGPDRLVQSTVTDSAGRYSSRFEQGTGDYLVNVSSLGFRTARRRIQRLGSERELVADFTMGRDLAMLAAVKVTAAKPVRASATIASPYQAETGASEQWANGVAGRVSINAAGDLGAMAGTIPGVTLTAGGPTMLGSGVGSNLTTLNGMAIPGGSLPRAARTEMRVTGATFDPTRGGFAGANIDVRLGAGSRDFQNRNAFLTLNAPQLQLTDNVGRSLGLVNGGFRGSVGADGEAITRVLTYNIALDVGRTVSDPSTLLGGNADALKRAGLSPDSALRVQQVANAVGLPLSRGGIPTARQQDNITWLGRIDDIRDSLRTLTLTTYASTAKEGALAFGPLVAPAAGGKQQQRTIGAQFLHSQFMGAGYRTLMQNRLAISSVREQTSPYVRLPGATVLARSSSDAATSDVVALSLGGNPFLAVDDRKWTLEGSNEMVWNAQGTRHRFKTQAWGRVDGLQQDGLPNALGQYTFNSLADFAGNRPSSYTRTLAQPTRSATTYNGAVAVAHQWNPTRYFSMLYGARVEMNAFGDAPPTNSALEQALGVTTGLAPARVHLSPRVGFSYTYSRAKDNGNGTNMSPMGVFYRQSLGFIRGGIGEFRDLYKPSMLADAVAGAGIAGSTLSLSCVGAPIPVPDWEALSNGAATLPSACADGSGALSERAPSVTLVDRGFDVPRSWRASLNWATNIRKVMVKVDALGSYDLSQPSTLDANFAGVSRFTLPGESNRPVFVSTGAIDANTGSVSASESRVSNAFGRVALRTSDLRGYGGQITGTIAPDVFRFRPRVQFYTSASYTLQQVRQQYRGFDGGGFGDPRTTEWGTGPNDARHAVVVQGGIGLPKIGTITLFGRVQSGLPFTPIVRGDINGDGRANDRAFVPNPATESDATTAAQMRALLSAAPANVRECLEAQQGAVAGRMSCRGSWTQQLNMQIQPRINWRPSGRRITANIVLENPLAGLDQALHGESGLRGWGTRAMPDPVLLLPKGFNAATQQFLYDVNPRFGDTRAFRTLSRQPFRVTLDFSVDLSVPYDMQQLRRALEPVRVAKNTWQRRSTDSIAALYLRNTSNVHRMILGESDSLFLTKPQINALLTADSLFSAKVRTIYKALGDFLAVQPEGAAGKAALDSVQATTKLYWPIFWAQVDIMDTIVTPQQKALLPFLQRMSEVSAEDRKNSQWQFGNPVPLVHNRPRVAGEANGPTQMQIDRGGP